The Euphorbia lathyris chromosome 2, ddEupLath1.1, whole genome shotgun sequence genome includes a window with the following:
- the LOC136219041 gene encoding protein MOS2-like, whose product MEKLSFSIPAKSATKSTLKPKASSESDTLGETNGAEKQYVTQFDPSKTLVGSNRIIIIPPLENEWLPHKRIKDIDLLPSLQFDTEGLSFEVATGADDGDDKTLSHGLNLREQSNANGDAGEPGVKFQQKQESIENILLEKLRYDLQRLPEDRGFEEFKDVPVEGFGAALLAGYGWYEGRGIGKNAKGDVKVKEYHKRTGGEGLGFVAFASNTSINSIKDGDGFLVGKEVRVIDGGRDILGSKCKILERLDGDCVVVKISESTEELKLRISDIADLGSKEEDECLRKLKDLQVESKQLKGRDNEKQISDSTEASRVSLRRDNNQVKDERMQWLRNHIRVRIISKDLKGGRFYLKKGEVVDVIGPYICDISIDDTKELVQGVDQDLLETALPPQLGGPVLVLYGKHKGAYGNLIQWDLDQETGVVQDSDTHELLNVKLEQVAEYVGDPSYVGY is encoded by the coding sequence ATGGAGAAGCTCTCCTTCTCAATTCCTGCAAAATCAGCCACCAAATCCACACTTAAACCTAAAGCCTCTTCTGAATCCGACACTCTAGGCGAAACCAATGGCGCTGAAAAACAATATGTCACCCAATTTGATCCTTCAAAAACCCTAGTCGGTTCTAATCGGATTATCATTATTCCACCGTTAGAGAACGAATGGCTCCCTCACAAGCGTATCAAGGACATCGACCTCCTTCCTTCTCTTCAATTCGACACGGAAGGACTCAGTTTCGAGGTCGCCACTGGCGCAGATGATGGTGATGATAAGACTTTGAGTCACGGTCTTAATCTCCGAGAGCAGAGTAACGCCAATGGGGATGCTGGTGAGCCAGGAGTAAAATTTCAGCAGAAGCAAGAGAGTATTGAGAATATTTTGTTGGAGAAACTGAGATATGATCTCCAGCGGTTGCCGGAGGATCGTGGATTTGAGGAATTTAAGGATGTTCCAGTAGAAGGGTTTGGCGCGGCTTTGCTGGCTGGTTATGGTTGGTATGAAGGAAGAGGGATCGGAAAAAACGCCAAGGGAGATGTCAAAGTGAAGGAATATCATAAGAGAACTGGTGGAGAAGGTTTGGGCTTTGTTGCTTTCGCTTCTAATACTAGTATTAATTCAATTAAGGATGGTGATGGGTTTTTAGTTGGTAAAGAGGTGAGAGTCATTGATGGTGGAAGAGATATTTTGGGTTCAAAGTGTAAAATCTTAGAAAGACTAGATGGTGATTGTGTTGTTGTGAAGATTTCAGAAAGTACAGAAGAGCTCAAGCTGCGGATTTCTGATATTGCTGATTTGGGATCGAAGGAAGAAGACGAGTGCTTGAGGAAGTTGAAGGATTTACAAGTAGAGAGTAAGCAACTAAAGGGCAGAGACAATGAGAAGCAAATTTCTGATTCAACAGAAGCAAGCAGAGTGAGTTTGAGGAGAGATAATAATCAAGTGAAAGATGAGAGAATGCAATGGCTCAGGAATCACATTCGAGTCAGGATAATAAGCAAGGATTTGAAAGGAGGAAGATTTTATTTGAAGAAGGGGGAGGTTGTGGATGTGATTGGTCCATATATATGTGATATCTCCATAGATGATACTAAGGAGTTAGTACAAGGAGTGGACCAAGACCTTCTCGAGACTGCATTACCACCACAACTAGGGGGTCCTGTTCTTGTTCTGTATGGGAAACATAAAGGTGCTTATGGGAATTTGATTCAGTGGGATTTGGATCAAGAAACTGGGGTTGTACAAGATTCAGATACTCATGAGTTGCTGAATGTCAAACTCGAACAAGTTGCAGAGTACGTTGGGGATCCTAGCTACGTTGGATATTGA
- the LOC136219042 gene encoding protein LHCP TRANSLOCATION DEFECT-like, with protein MALLLSSTSHLLSTSIPQKTPSFLPRFNTQFLGTQQIVGWAKPIRIGPSNGSRVKCWFKFGSNGVDAEGAGIYGSQSRDDFDRDDVEQYFNYMGMLAVEGTYDKMEALLNEDIHPVDILLLLAASEGDKPKIEELLRAGASYSVKDADGRTALDRAADNEVKEFILGFAVQKA; from the exons ATGGCTTTATTACTATCATCTACTTCTCATCTTCTATCCACTTCCATACCTCAAAAGACTCCATCTTTTTTGCCCAGATTTAATACCCAGTTTTTGggtacccaacaaattgttggtTGGGCAAAACCCATAAGAATTGGACCCTCAAATGGGTCAAGAGTAAAGTGCTGGTTCAAGTTTGGTAGTAATGGGGTTGATGCTGAAGGTGCTGGAATTTATGGCAGCCAATCTCGTGATGATTTTGACAGAGATGATGTTGAACAG TACTTCAACTACATGGGGATGCTTGCAGTAGAAGGTACATATGATAAGATGGAGGCTCTTCTTAATGAAGACATTCATCCAGTAGACATTTTATTATTGTTGGCTGCTTCGGAAGGAGACAAGCCAAAGATCGAAGAGTTGTTAAGAGCCGGAGCAAGTTACTCCGTCAAAGATGCAGATGGACGGACTGCACTCGATAGAGCCGCCGACAACGAAGTTAAGGAATTTATCCTTGGATTTGCAGTTCAGAAGGCATGA